Below is a genomic region from Cyanobacterium sp. T60_A2020_053.
TTTTTTAACCACTGCAAATAAGCCATCGAACCATTAACGATGGGTAAGGCAATGATTTCTGGGACTTCATAACTATGTATTTCTCTAATTTTAGCGGCAAGGGCGCTAAATTTACTTAAATCAGTCTTGATGGTTAATTGCCACTCTTCATCACAGCATAATTTCTCTTGCCATTTATAAACGGAGGTGACAGGATAAAAATTAACACAAGCCGCCAAATTATCTTCAATTAGTGCTGATGAAACTTTATGGGCTTCTTCTTCTGAGGCTACCGTTACTAATACTATGCCTAAATTTTTAAATTCCATGTTATGTCAAGTTCGGATAATTAGTTAGGGTTTGCTGAAAAAGCATCTTGGGTGTTAGTAGGGCAAGAGGCAAAAGGGAAGATAATTAATTACTGACGTTACGCACTGATTCAAATGTTACGTTAAGGGAGGTTTCAGGTAGCAGGTTTCAGGTTTAAAACCCTTCCCTCCATAGACTCTTGTACAACAAAAAGATCAATAAACATAAGTTTCTTGTCAATTCTTTAACCTAATACCTAATACCTGACACCAACAATTAATTCTATATTTTGCGTAACATCAGTTAATTATCAATTGTCAATGATCCGTTATTTATCAGTTATGGTGAGGGTAAAAGGAAATTCAGCGCCCTCCGCCTCCCCTACATATATTTTATACTGCCCAGCCGTCCAAACGCCCTTCATTTCTGGTAATTTTCCAGCGCCCACATCCCCTAAAATACAAAAACGATCATTACTTTTTGGACCTATAATCAAAAGAGTAGGTTTTCCCCCAGAGGCTTGAAGTCGCACATTGAGTTTGTAAGACTTTTGAGATAAATTAATAATATGATTGGGTTGTGACGAAATATAACCGCAATCGCCACTGTTAACTTTTCCGCCTGTTTTACCAGTAATTTCTTGCATGGGTATAGCAAAAAGGGGAAGGGCGCTGATTATTACTCCCACACTTAACACTGTGGAAGTGATAAAAAGGGAAAAAACTTTACTTTTCATGATCGTTCACCTGTTTTTTTGCTGTCTTCTATCCTAGACTAGAAAGTGTCGTAAAAAGTTCTCACCAATTTACAAATCCATTACAATGTCTTTAAATTCTACATCTCAACCCGAAAAATTAGCCAAAATTGTTGACAAATTTAAACGTAGAGATAATCCCAAACAAAAATACGAACAGTTACTTTGGTATGCCAAAAAATTAACTCCCCTTCCCGAAGAAGCTAAAACCCCAGAAAATAAAGTCAGTGGTTGTGTCTCTCAAGTTTATGTTACTGCGGAAATGAAGGAAGGTAACATTTATTATCAAGGGGATTCTGACGCGCAATTAGTGAAAGGTTTAGTGGCTTTTTTAATTGAAGGTTTAAATGGCGCTACTCCCCAAGAAATTATTAATCTCAATCCTGATTTTATCGCCGAAACTGGATTACAAGCTAGTTTAACTCCTTCTCGCGCCAATGGTTTTCTTAATATTCTCAA
It encodes:
- a CDS encoding divalent-cation tolerance protein CutA; the protein is MEFKNLGIVLVTVASEEEAHKVSSALIEDNLAACVNFYPVTSVYKWQEKLCCDEEWQLTIKTDLSKFSALAAKIREIHSYEVPEIIALPIVNGSMAYLQWLKNSVQTTQEG
- a CDS encoding SufE family protein, which codes for MSLNSTSQPEKLAKIVDKFKRRDNPKQKYEQLLWYAKKLTPLPEEAKTPENKVSGCVSQVYVTAEMKEGNIYYQGDSDAQLVKGLVAFLIEGLNGATPQEIINLNPDFIAETGLQASLTPSRANGFLNILKKMQQLALNETII